CGGTGGCCGGTATGCTGAAGACGTTCAGTGCGATGAGTCTGCGGGAGGGTCTTGCCGGTGGAGACTTCGTGGCTGCCGGGATCTCCGAAGCGCTCATCACAACGGAAACGGGGTTGTCCATTGCCATTGTCGGACTGGTTTCTCTCTGGGCGGTCCGGGCCTTCGGGAAACGACTTCTTTTCCGTTTTGAATCCTTCGAGGCTTCGAGGGTTCTCGCGAAGTGGCCACCGCCTTCATCATGTTGAATCTGGATTACATTTCACAGGACAACGGATCGGAGGAGGGCATCAACATTTCGCCGCTCATCGATATTGTTTTCATCCTGTTGCTGTTCTTTGTCGTGACGTCCGTGTTTGTCGAAGAGACCGGAGTCGAAGTGAACAAACCGGATTCGAGCCAGGCCCAGTCGCTGAATCGGCAGAGCATCCTGATTGCGATTTCTGCCGATGGACGGGTCTTCCATGGTGGACAGGAAATCGGCCTTTTCGGAATCGGTCCGACTTTGAATCGGTTCGCGGTGTCACCCGACCAGCCGGTCATCATCCAGGCCGATGGTCTGACCTCGACGCAGGTTCTCATCTCGGCTCTGGACGAGGTAAAGGCGGCCGGGCTTGAG
This is a stretch of genomic DNA from Opitutaceae bacterium. It encodes these proteins:
- a CDS encoding biopolymer transporter ExbD, producing MLNLDYISQDNGSEEGINISPLIDIVFILLLFFVVTSVFVEETGVEVNKPDSSQAQSLNRQSILIAISADGRVFHGGQEIGLFGIGPTLNRFAVSPDQPVIIQADGLTSTQVLISALDEVKAAGLENVNVATRTQ